In Centroberyx gerrardi isolate f3 chromosome 14, fCenGer3.hap1.cur.20231027, whole genome shotgun sequence, the genomic stretch TTTACACAGTAATGGCAGTCCTTCAACAGCTCCACTTTTCCTTAAAGCACgttttctctgctcctctccctcggGCCTCTCCTCTCACAACCTTCTCCTTATTACTCCCTTCTCATCCAGCACTCGTGTAATCCCCCGTTTCTCATTACCCCAtcttctccccttttctctgtgtctcctcaTGAGCTCCGGCAGTCTCAGACGAGGCCCAGTCGTCTCCCAGACAGGCTCAGTCCCGTTCCCCACATCGAAAATCCCCCTCTTCCTATCCTCCTGACACAATATGATTAATCATTCCATTAACTGATCCGATGTCATCGAATTGTTGAGCGGTGCTTATAATACAACCTCCATCATCCCCTGAGAGTCACCCAATCTTCAGGCCATCTTCCAAAGCTCTCAAGCAAGCTCTTCTCGTCTTTGTTCACTCCATGCCTAAAACAGCTGTCATCCAATGTGGGTTTGCCTGTTTGTCACTAAATCTGCCCACGAGTGAGCTGAGTGAATACAGGAATGTAACTGGTCAAGAGGAATCCTAGTACTGCTGAAGAGGGAGGCGCTGAGATCCTGTTAGATTTAAAGGGAAAGTTAGATGTTCTAATTTTATGGAATCAGTGTTCGAGTCTCTGTTAAACACTTAAGAGGAGaataaagacaaacaaaccTTTATAAGTAGGAAAAAGGAGAAGGTAATAAAAATCTCAGGCCATAAGAAACTCAGTCAAGggcacagaaatacagaaggtGACAAAGTTAATCTGAGTAAATACTTTTAAAACACTTCTCTGCTGGTTTTACATTTGATATTTATTGAAACAAAGTAGAGCATTGAGCCAATTTGtaaaaagtaacaaaataacAGCTATAACACATTACGTTTAACAAACCTCAAATTCATGGAGAAGCTTATAAATATACATAGTTGGGTTGCCGGGAATAGTTATGCTTTGTCTATTGAGAATCATCACAGGGATAGTGAGCAGTAACTGAGTGGTATTGGAAGTCTGTGGTAATGCTAAATCATGAACATCTGTGATATGTGTATTTGTAAAGCTGGACATGAGTGAGAATAAAGGAATTTGTGTTTTGAAACAATAAGGTGCATTTCCCtttacaaaaacacagtgaGGAGCCATATTTGTGAGaacgaaacaaaaaaaaaaaaaaagtgacttaAAAACAGGGGGATGTCCAACAAAATATTGCTCTAGGATGGAGATGTTTGTTTTCCGTTTCAAGAAGCTTAAAGGAGGATCtggataaaagaaaataaatacatacaattTACTGATTGGTTGGATAGACGTATTATATACACAGAGCATGGAATATTTCACCATTGTAACCACAACATTGCCCATATATATTCAAACCATGTAAGTATCATAGCATAATGGTAAGTGGATATTCTGTATTAATATGGAAAAGAATGTCGACTATAATATTGATACATTTGCTGAAGATGCACTGTAGTAAAAACAGTTGAACAGACGCGTACAGACAGGTTTAAGCCTCTGTTTGAAAGTGCATAATGGTGGAGGGCTTGTTGCAGCACCTGGGGAACACTAAGGCTTCTGGGACAGCTTAATAAACGGCCCAATCCCCAAAACAGCCCTCTTATTGTACCCACTGTACTCCAAGGACTCTTTAGGCATCAACAGTATTCCTTAGACCTTGCTCAACATGTGGTGAGAGGGGCCAAATAGACTATGGATAGGATGTGAAGGCTGGTTTGGGACTGGGCCCATGAAGACACATCCATAGACTAGAGCACACAGGCATTCTCTTCTCAACACAGTCATTCTCAAACGACAAACAGGTACCTCTTAGTCAACTATACCACAAATAACAAACTATGCTATTCTTGTTAGGAAATGGGAAGCGCAGTCCAATTTCACAATCATTGTGACCCATTTGACAAGCCAAATGACAGGATATtttctgagattaaaaaaacataaaataaaaaggggggggaggggcatTGTTTTCCAGCCAGGTTTAGGcacttggggggggggaggggttaaAATCGGCTGGCGATGACTGggcgggaaaaaaaaataataatctgaaaataaatatttcacgATACTCTCAGTTTCTGAAGACATAAGATTTTTTTGAAAACTCTAACAAGGAGCAAAGAGTCAGTCTTTTTGCAATGGTATAATTGTTTAACTCtataaatataatttatatagtttttctttcttccattctctctctctctgtgttcaacTCCTTTGTTCCTCTGCTCATGGATACACACAGACGTATGCCCATCgtatgcaagcacacacacacagacggcgCTCCTCTTCTCACTTGCAGACGAATTGGTCTACGGTTTTGGTGCAGCGCTTGCACTTGACGTAGCAGCACCAGTGGAACTTGCAGTGGCAGCGCTCCACAATCTGGGCCTTGTACTGGTCGTAGCCGCGGCCGCAGCACATGAGCTCGCAGCCATCCATGCCCTCCGAGGTCTTGTTGCAGAGGCGCCCCACCGTGCCCAGGGAGCCCGTGCTTTGGTTCTTCAGGCAGTAGTCCGGGCTGGACTCGATGTACACCAGGTCGTGGCTCGTCGGCGGGTTGAACTTGCTGTGCATCTGCACCAGCTTGCCGCGCGTGTTGAGCTTCATGGAGGCGGCGCTGTCGTACTTCTCCTTCAGCGCGTCGCCCACCTTGCGGAAGTCGGCCAGCTGCAGCCAGCAGGTCTTCAGGCTGCACGAGCCCGACACCCCGTGGCACTTACAGGACACGTGGGCCAGGTCCGACACCGTctgatggaggggaggagggacgcaagggggaggggaaggaaagggaaacaAAATAACGTGGGGTTAATAAACAAAATGGAGAACATACAAAGCAGATCACTCTTATGCGTGCAAACTGCAGAAAAATGACATGTCCAAGTGACACATgctttatatttttaatttgtcttgtgtgtgcatgtctttgcACAATGTCTTCATGATTTCAAAAGGCGTCATTATGTCACGGAGGACCACATGATCTTCCCCATGTCTCCAACAGTGAGCCGAACAAAACGTTGTCCACTCATTTGTCCCACTTGAAAGAGAAGTACCCTGGCAACAGATATCTGGCAGTGCGTTTCCTTTGAGGTGGTTTCAAGGCGTTTGGAATGGACTACAAACCCCAAAGCTGCCTCCCATGATTCAGTCTCCCCACAGATCAAAGCCTCAGGAGGGGAGAGCAGACAGAGCTGTTACCCAGATGATCAACGGAGAGAGAACTCATCTGATTGACCTGGATTCTCTCACTCCCAACTCTTCATTACTCTCATCGCCTTGTCTCTAGGGACTGCGCTTTGTATCTCCCCCCTTGCTTATCTCAcgaaatctaaaaaaaataatcaaggTTCTTCTCCCCTGATCTttgccatctgtgtgtgtgcgtgtatataaACCCCCGCCCTCCTTACCCTCCTTCCAGCCTCATTATTGTGAAGATTCATCATCAGCCGGGCGCTGTCATACGAGCCTTTGGGGTAGCTCTTCTCCCTCTCGCGTGCGTCCACGAACTCCTTGGAGAACCTGTAGCCGTAGTTGAGGTTGTCCCCGCAGCCGCCCCACAGCCAGTCCCGGGGCAGGTCTTTGGGGCGCGCCGCCCGGCTGCACCCGCAGCTGGACAGCTCCCCCTCTCTGCAGGCACGGCTCACTGCGTTCACCACCCCCGCTGCGCTGATGGCATAAGTGAACGCTGTCTCTCGACTGCCTGCGGACAGACAAACCGCAAAGAAAGAATGATTAAATGAGGAAAGTCAGAACGCTGGGGACTGTTTTAGGCAAATCCATGTCCGGCACCGCCATTTATTAGGTTATACATTtctattgtatttattttataagtGTGTCGCTGTCATATGTATTTGTACTATGTTGTGAGATGTAATGCTATGTGACAGCATTCACCATCCACTTAGATTACAGAGCACTTCAGCCAAGAGCTGTAGGCTTCTCATCACCAACATGTTCAACAATGGAATCCAGTTTGCTGTTATTGGGAATCagccagagagaagagagcgccCTCCAGTGACAGAGACCTCTCCCAACAAGCAGCTGCCATTTCTCCCAAACTGGAAATGACAAGAACTCTTTCTATCTGTCATGATTGACTGATTTTGGAGTCATTGCTTACTAGCTTCCATTGTTTCTTCCCCCTTAACATTTCCTCAATGGAGACTGGGAGGCAAGAGGTTGAGGGactcaagaaaaacaaaaaaatatatctaaACAGCTCTTGCTGTCACCAACTGCTCTTTCTCCATTACTACCAAAGTACAAACCCACAGACTAAAAGTGCACGAGTTTGGGGGAAAACTGAGATGAAGAGATGAGCAActggaagaaagaagaaacagcCGAGCAAACTGTAAGGCTGTATGCAGACGTTGAAGACGGGGGCtgctacaaaataaaaatgcacaGCTCATATACCTGCTGGGCCAAACCTTTAGAGAGCGTACTGTAATGACAATAACAGATcggcagaaaaagagagagagacaggggggagaAGGGCTGAAGAGATAAGTCAAACGAAAGACATTGGGAGGAAAAACAAGACGCAGATTGGAAATGGAGATCACAAAAAAGGCAGAtatagaaaaagagaatgagtgagaggagaaaagacagataaaaagagctACAGGAGGTGGTGTCTCAATGCTGTCCAGGTGGGAAGTACTGGCGGCAGCAGAGTTGaccagagggggaaaaaggtTATTAGTCTAGTACAACTTCAAACCGGCCCGAGGAGATTGGCCTAATAGTGGACCTGTGGACAGACGAGCTGTCGTCTCCCACGCTGCTGCCTCCCCTGGCCCTAGAGCACTCGCTCTGGCCCTGGCCCCGCTCCCATCCTCCAAGGGGGGGGGTCCTCCCCTCTGCTCTACCCCGCCCCAGGGCGAGCCAAGTCAGGCAGGGGAGAGGGTCTGACTCCCCCCTCCACCTGGAGCTCAGCCCTAAATCACCGGCAGTGGCCCAGgccagcagacaggcagacagacaggcagacagacagacagatagacagacagacagaggaggacatgTTTACTTGGCCCAGAGTGGGCTGAGATGGGAGCGATGTcttgagagggagggagggagaagaggaatggGAGAACTGCTGCTGATGAGGTTTCTATGAAGACTGATCTGTGGAGAGGGAGTCGGGAGCAgcggagtggaggggggggtgcagaTAGAGACAGACTCAGCACAAAGTTATTCACCAAGAGGAATCATgtagaaacacagacacacgcacatgtgcacacactgtcacatacagtacaggcacacacatgtaaatgtgcacaaacgcgtacaaacacacaccactctctGGATTTGTTACTTAGGAGGAATCTGAAGGAACCCCATAATGTGAACACCACAAGTGCTGACTATTATCAAAATTACAAAATGGGATCCATTCGGATTTTGCCACACTTACAGACAGGCGTACTGCAGCTCTACTATGATCACAACACTGACAGGCTATACTTTCATTCGAACTCAGTTGGAGAGTTATGATCGATAAATGCCAACGGTAAACCACCTTTACGTTGGCTCCTGAGGTGAAGGCAAACATCCAAAGaacactaaaacaaaccatGTCAAATGATAGGATTCAAGACTGGGATTCGCTCTCAAGAGAGGACTGTAAAGCACTGGAACCTTTCATATGAGATACAAGCACACTGCAtgtacacgcatacacacacacacacacacacacacacacacacatacatacatacataagtAGTGTAATCTCTGACAAGGTGATGTATTGGTGCATACACGCACTGCACTCCCATTAGCTGTAAATACAGGGCAGCTACAGTGCagcttcagagtgtgtgtgtgtgtgtgtgtgtgtgtgtgtgtgtcagattgtCTCCCATTCATCAGGGGAAAAGCAgattccctgcctccctcccgcTCCATGTCGGGGGCTGGTCTAGCAGGCCAAAGCCACATGTGATTTATCCAGCAACCTCACCCACCAACTATTCCCTCTCCACACAGCTGCTCAGAATCAGCAGCCTCATACactccacagagagagagagagagagacagagagagagagagagggagagcgagagagagagagaaagaaagaaagagagagatctaaGTAACACaagtgaatatgtgtgtgtgtgtgtgtgtgtgtgtgtgtgtgtgtgtgtgtgtgtgtaagtgggtGTTTATAGTTGGTAGAGTGTacgcacatgtgtgtttgtggatagGCCTATGTTTTGTATGCCTCCataatgtgctgtgtgtgtttttcatatacagcattatgtgtgtgtatgtgcctgtatGTACACACAAAGAACCCACATCCTCTGCTTACCTATCTGCATGACCCGTCCGAACACAGAGGAGTTGTCCACCGTGCTGCAGTTCCAGCGCCGGTGTCTGAACTGGTACTGGCACTCTCTGATGCCGGTCTTGGCGCCCTCGCCGATGTACTGCATGTGGTCCTGGTAGAGCTGGCACAGCTTCTTCTGGCCCTGCGACAGCCCCACCAGCTGGCTACACAGAGGCTGGGCACCGATGATGTAGGCCTCTGGGATCAGCAACGGGTTCATGGCTAGAGACCTGGACGAGAGGACGCATAGCGCAGTCGTTCTCAATCATGTCACCATCGTGACCCGAGAGCATGCAGGTTTTCGTTCCAACCAATCACCACAGCAGccgatttcactgattagtctctccctctctggttgaaggtgtgctaatcagctGAAATGAGCTGGTGTAGTGACTGGTTGGAgcgaaaacctgcagacttttGGCCCTTCATGGTacatgattgaaaaccactgcgcATACATGTAGAGTAAGCATAGACCtgggaagaaaggaagataTACGCAGGAGGAAAGGACGGAAAAAATAAAGGAGAATGAAAGTAATAGAAAGAGCAAACGAGTAAAATAAAGAGTACAAGAGcgaaagaaaggaaaaattaAAGAAAGCTTTAAATCTGACACAAACGTACTGATTCGCTATTGAATTTCTCAAAGAATAGGTTTTGGCTGACTAAACACATTTTACGCCAAAGTTCAACTAATTCATCAATTTCTGACTGACTTTCTTGCTGAAGTATTTCATGACCACTGTTTCctcacaccaacacaacacactgacgGACGGCACTTGGCTATTAATACGGAATAACTATTAATCACATAAGCCAAAATAGGATCATTGATCTCAGCGACGGGCCCCATTcaactgtgtgtgagagaaagaaagacagagagagagagagagagagaggaacactAGTATGAGCATCTGGTTCCAGGCCACAGGACAATTAGAGCGGCCCATCCCTGAGCCCCAAGAGAGAGACAATTAGCCCCCAGTGTAACCTGATCGACTGGGGAAACTCGGCAGCTAGGGAACGCAGACcaagtacgcacacacacacacatacacacacaaacacacacacacaacatatacaCAGCAGCACAGCGCGCACTCGCACACATATGTACGCACGCAGGGATTTCAACGCACACACAGTTTgtatcttcacacacacacacaggcacacagacgcTTGCTctccgtctcacacacacacacacacacacacacacacggtcagcAGCCTCGCTCACTCTGACACTCTAAATCATTTACACCTGTGTGTCCTCTCCGGGAGGAAACTGAAAGacacacatattatactttgtgCTCCGAATTCAGCTTTCGAATTCAGCTTCTTCATGTGCGATTCCTCAGCTGAATCCGCATCAATGAATTATTTGAACTTTTATGCAGTTCCTGAATGAGCTGATTGCGAATTGTATCGGACTAAAAGCTCTTCAAATCAACTAAGatttgaaattattattttcatataacTTTGGCTGTTAGTCATCACCACATGACGTCACTCTTGGCTTTGATCTGCCATTGTTCAGTCAAGTATTTGGAGTAAATAAAAGTCCTACACAGAAAGCATGGGTTTGACTGCTGCGCTTCCTACCACAGTGTTCTGGATGGAATATGTACACGTGCACTAACGCACAaacacgcgcatacacacacacacgcacgcgcgcacaggATGTAAATAGTTGTGATTTGGTTTAAGTTGTGCTTCTATGGAGATTGGTAAACAGTATTTCCCCCTATCAGAagttctctgtgtgtctgagagCTGCACGGTCAAATTTAGACTTTTCTCCTAATAGCAACAGGACGTGTGTgtacacacggacacacacatagccaacactcacacactgtatatacacacacacacacacacatgcatacacagcgTTCGTGCTTGCACATATTTGGATACATACTCAAAAACCACAGCATTCTATGTTTTctataatattcataatttTGGTTTGGCAATATgtggagaaagaaaataaggGAGAAAAAAGGTCTTCCTGAAAAGCTAATGTGCTACAGTCAGCATGTTGTAATACTTCATATGTGGTGCAACTGAAACTGAGGAGGCTCActtagcaaacacacacacacgcgtgcacacacacacacccctataCTTGACTCTGAAACTAGGTAAAACACCAAAATAAATACACCCAAACAAAACATTCTATATTAGCCTAACTCCTTCACTTTTTTCATGTCTTTATCATTTTTTAAGCGCTACTTCCTCATTTACTAAAATGATTCCTCTacgaaaaggaaaaaaaaagagagaaaagatatAAACAGAAAATAGAAGAGAGACCCTCCACAGAAtactaaaatacacacatatatatttatataaaaacaaGGTACGGAGAGGAAATGAATACGCACCACCAGGAGTTGgcctccaccaccacctgcaTGAGGAGTGTGAGGAGTGTGAGGGCAAAGACACAGTGTCTAGAGTCCAGCACGCCGCCCGAGGGCCAGCACACGGCCCGACGCACACAGCCCAGCCCCAGGTTCATACTGCTGATCTGCTGATCTGCTgatctgagggaggagagagagagcgggatgcatgtcactgtctgtctgtctggaggtttgactctcacacacacacacacatatagagagaaaaaaaaacagaacataaaataatgcagggagagacggagagagaaagacgtgtGCATGTCTGAGATGTCGAAATACGCAGGGAAATTTATTtttcctgtgtgtatgtgtgcgctgCCTCTATATGTACACATGCGCTTGTACATGCATactgcactctgtgtgtgtgtgtgtgtgtgtgtgtgtgtgtgtgtgtgtgtgtgtgagactgatgAGAGCCCTGGGGCCGTCAGTGCTtgcagagcagagcagtcaTTTGGCAGCAGGTCTGAGTGTGAATCACATAagactgatagacagacagccagagacGACGCAATGGCCATCAAACCCCAGCTACAC encodes the following:
- the wnt5a gene encoding protein Wnt-5a, with the translated sequence MNLGLGCVRRAVCWPSGGVLDSRHCVFALTLLTLLMQVVVEANSWWSLAMNPLLIPEAYIIGAQPLCSQLVGLSQGQKKLCQLYQDHMQYIGEGAKTGIRECQYQFRHRRWNCSTVDNSSVFGRVMQIGSRETAFTYAISAAGVVNAVSRACREGELSSCGCSRAARPKDLPRDWLWGGCGDNLNYGYRFSKEFVDAREREKSYPKGSYDSARLMMNLHNNEAGRRTVSDLAHVSCKCHGVSGSCSLKTCWLQLADFRKVGDALKEKYDSAASMKLNTRGKLVQMHSKFNPPTSHDLVYIESSPDYCLKNQSTGSLGTVGRLCNKTSEGMDGCELMCCGRGYDQYKAQIVERCHCKFHWCCYVKCKRCTKTVDQFVCK